A stretch of DNA from Acipenser ruthenus chromosome 21, fAciRut3.2 maternal haplotype, whole genome shotgun sequence:
TATAAAACGTATAATAAACACTAAGATGTGTTTAAATCGGTTTCATTagaatatttttaatatgtagacaTGTGATTGTATAGTGCTGTCAGCAGTACATGTGCCACACACGAGGAATCAAATGATATTCCCTTtgtttgacattttcttttaaataaatacatttcagtttttgctttgtGCACATTCCTCAATTCTCTTCTTTTCGTGAACAATGTTAAGTGCGCATGTTTTCATTTATCTGTGGAAATCCTTCTTGGAATAAGAAAGGTGCTGGCTGAGGTAAATGGGTAACACATGTTGCGGGCAATCGTTATTTACTCCTGGAGAATATATAGTTTCGGGGTTGCACACGACTTTGATAGGAGTACGGCGGGGAGCGtgttatatttttctttaaatacattatattcaAATATCAGTTTTGAAATGGGTCTATCTCTCTTTTCACCCCTCATGGTACACCCTACTTTACCTTATGTTCAGATGTTCTGTGAAAATAATATAACTTTGTACATTGTGGAATCTCTGCTCTATTAAAGTACCGACCTCTGAATCTACAACTTGTGGATCATTTATCATTTGCGTGCTTCATGCAAAGCCTGCTGTTTCATTCTGTTATCAAAGCAGACGGCTTTAATTCAAATTAGGTTGCTTTGAAGGCGGTCCACATTTAAAGAACTCTTAATTTATgcccaaaaaaacacaaaactttcTGAATGTTGCTTTTTCAAAACGAAACTTTAATGAATCACCTcccatttaattaaaatgcaaagaAGACATAATTCTGAACCAATTCCCTTTCGTTGCACTGTCCCGAGCAAAACCCATTAGCACGCCAGCCTTGTACAAAATGGGAGGTTCTGCTCTTAAGGAAGCTGTTCTTAGAAGTGTCTGGTGGAAACTCTGCCACAAATGTAAAAGAAGGTAAGAACCCAATTTGATACCCTTGGGCTTTACCAATAGTTATAAAGATGTCATCCTATAAAGTCAAATATCCCCACGTTATTCCTCCGCACATTTGGCTGTACCCCAGTGTTCTGgatctttatttttttagttttagatcTGATGCATGCTGTCTTTATTTGAATCTGCTCCGAAAACTAAATAAAGTTTATGAAGAAACATGGAAAACTGTGATTATAAAAACAACCCTATCTGAATCAGTGACGCCTTTATAAACGGCTTTCTTTTTCTAACTTAAGGTGCGTAAAGTCCCGCTTTTCTTTTATTCTGGTTGCTATGCGCAGGCAGTACTGCAGCAACGTGCTCTAGACATGGGATTCATTATAACAAAATAGGTGGGATGTACAAAAAGCGCcatcaagaaaaaaaacatgtggcaAAGATGCCACCTAGTGTTTTGAACGAAAATAACTTCGAGGTAGATTAAGAGATGAGAAAGATGTCCTGAGCCAtccaaatacataaacaaaactatatatatatattttagctcaaagagccagctgcccaacgtttcgatatgttgtacatatctttctcaagggagcctgtgtttgaatcaaaacattggaggtatttataggtttttgacggcatgacaactatttgttattgtttacattcaaatccatgatttattcttacatgatgtaatggtgttctatatattgtgacatcatttttacttctatctttgaatctgtattaattctaattaacactactttatataaacttatatttttattatatcatgcaatgctggctctgaggatcagtctagatttggcctccccagcgcatcagcatgcactacttttgaatgaattttgtttatttatttaaatgttatatatttattgaagttaattagttcattcttttctgttgagtcccgctggcataatcgtgttcagtctatttatccatttactttcttttattcttctatatgtcgcattgtctaatttgagctgttctaatactacaaactttacatcatttatgtcatgtccctgactggtgaagtgctgtactatcggttcattcattttttttatttctaattaatgaaaggtggttctgaattcttttatataaagtagttccagtctctccaacatatttggtttcatcacatttttcacaggctattccataaacgacattgctatatatatacacacaactgACATTTTAGATTACGAATGGATCTAATTAAGGTAATGTGTATTTGTCCAAACTcaaatatctaaaaatgaaacatACACTTTTAAGCAGGTTTACAAACAAACAGGTGTTTATATCATAGGAGGCGAAACGCTAATACTTTCGCTAATACATTTTAGCACCTAATGGTAACTTACATTTACACAAATGCACGAACGTGTACTCAACTCCTAATGAAACATTAAAAGTTCCAAGTACAGGTattgttttacattgttttaagAGGTAGATAAAAACAAACCATATTCGTTATGTAGGAGGTAGCTGAAGTAAAGTGCTCTTCTTTTGGGTCTATTGCTTAAATGAAGTATCTGACAGACTCGCTTAAATGTACCACAATACTGACTGCGTCTGTAATGAACTGAATTAAACTCCTTAGCAATGTTAGTCATGTTCTCTTGATCAGTGCTACAGCATCGCCTTGTTCAAACATTCTTGGTTCTTGATCTTAGGAAGTTCTTTAGTCTTCGCAATGCTGAGAAGCTTCTCTCAGCTGCAGTACTGGATATTTGCAAAGCGAGGAACATCTGATAATGGGACAGACTTAAACACATCAATCAAAATGGTGACTTTTGCGAGTGTATTGATATTCAATGGTGAAACATTTATTAGCTGCACACTCAAATCCGTAtcagaggtgaagggaacctgtatcagcGCTGTGCTGATGTGCACAATATGATCACAGATGCATGACTTAAAGAGAACAAGACTCTTGGTGATATATCACATTGTATTACATTATGGACAATGGGAGATAGAAGCTGCTCTGGCCCATATAcatgtttttctattttattttgatactttcACACCCTAGCCATTCAGTGGGTgtttgggttattattattttttgttatttttttccattatCAAATTCCtactaaacttttaaaaaaataaatattttataaagcaaCCTTGTTTTAACTGTACCtagttttgtttgtctctccTTGGTGTTGCCTCTAGTCCAAATCCCATCTATTACTAAAGagcctgtttttttgttgtgagGTACTGTGTTTCTCTTAGCTGCATTTAGGAACTGAAGTGAAATTAATTCTAGTCCTGGCGCTTAAAACCAGGTGGCGTAGTCGACGACTATTTTTATTTAAGGGGACCCTGAGTGTCATAGACACGCAGTGTGACACCAGCaagttattatttaattatttattttcaaagaaagttaaaaaataaaccacaaagcAACGAGAATGTAACATAAgctacttttaaaaatatttacagtatgCCCTGATCTTTGCATTTGCCATGTATTATTATGCAACAGTAGATAATGTAGAAATGTAATATTTCTAGAAATGtatataactttattttttagCTCCATGAACTCATTCCAATAAATTATTGGTATGCATTCAGTACCTTTTATAACTATATGTGGGGCGAGCTAACGATTGCTCGTCCGAGTTCCAATGGCATGTCAAACTATGCTGCTGTCAGATCTCTTAGGACTGGTTTTAATCCTGTTGGATATCATTGTGATGAATATTTCAGCAAACGCTGTATTAATGTTATAGTACAAACTATTGTAAATGATCCTTTCGCATTACACAGTGCTGCAGCTTGTCAAGGTTCACGAGATGACTTTCCTTATTTCTTACACTACCCTTGTCGTTACTTTAGAGGGCGTGCTAAAAATGAGAGATTTTTGCAGTGCTTAGtttcttcttttaaatgtaaCAACATATGCGAGGCAGACAAAGTTCAAAAAGCACTGCTTACCATTCTGTCACGTGTCACCCATGCCAAGCACAGTGCTGGTATCAAAGCTTTAAAGGTAAAAGATACAACCTTTCACGGTACAAAGTGATGGATTTATTTCTAGTTTTTGAACTTtcaacatgtgtttttttcttaattgaaTGCTTTGAAAATCCTCCCGAAAGTGTCACAGCTACCCCCTCCCCATTTTTTCACAATGACCCTAAAATGCTTACTCGTTTGTTTAGCTTTATAAACAGACCCAGAGTCTGCAGAGCGCCTTATCAAATGAAACCTCTGTCCAAAACGCTGTTCTTCGGTGAACTTTCCTGTTCTTGGTTGTGTAAATGGGAGGTAGTCGCCACCTTGCGTTTTCTTTGAAAATAACCTCCAGATACCTAACAAACTGAAATATGGGGCACGATCTGCAGTATCAAAAACATTTCTTAATTGCGTTCCAGGGATTTAACTGAACTCTATTGCGAGATCCATTACTTCACCACCCTCAAATTACCTCAACACTATAAATAGCAATACGCTACTTACCAGAACCTCACTTTATCATCATCCAGACACAAGGAGATATGACTGTCCCCCTTGCAGTGGCTTTTGATAGCCCAGGCGATTTTGCCATTTTCATTTTGAACATACTAATAGCTACCACGATTGTTATAGTCGCTGGGTCGGTAGTTATAGCTATACTTTGCACAAAGTCTCTTCGCACGGAAAACAGGTTCATTTTCATGCTGAACACAAGCATCAGCGACGTGATATCGGGTTTTGCTTGGTATTACAGTGGACTTTTTGATGTGCAGGAATATTATCCACGAAGGAATTCAACATTGGGCATATTAAACTCATGTGTGGGAGTGAACGTGTTTACTGTTCTGTTCGCACAGATTGATCGATATTTAGCCATAGGTCACCCTTATATTTACAGTCGCTACATCACCAGGTCAGTAATTATTGGAATTTGCATTTATTGTTGGGTTTACGTTTACTTAGTAGTCCTGATTAACAACGTCGTTACTTTGGAGGCAGCTACACAACAAAATGCATATGGTGCACTAGCTTTTCAGATAATAATAACGTTTACAATGCTTGGATTGAACCTTAAACTCTATCTTATCGCTAAATATCAACTTTCACGAGATCCGCCAGGTCCAGAAACCGACAACAAGAAAGCCTCGCTGAGACTCATTATTGTCGTGGCATTTTGCTTTCTTGCTCTTTGGACTCCAGTGTTTGTCAATACTATACTGCGTAACATGATGTCACCGTATGCATACATATCTATAAATAGTGGGACTGACCCTTTCGTTGTACTGTCCGAAGTGAACCCCATTAGCACGCCAGCCTTGTACATAATGGGAAGTTCTGCCCTTAAGGAGGCTGTTCTGAGAAGAGTCTGTCGTGTGTTCCGGAAATGCAAAAGAAGGTGAGAACTTAGGAAAAGGCTGAACCATTTACGTATTTATTTTGGTAAGAGGCGGTTGCCAAAGCACTATCCCGATATATTCCTGCTTTTTAGAATATGGTTAAGTCCTTAAATTGAGCTGTTTTTTCTTTATGTTACAGAACTGATCCAGAGAATGCCTTATCAAATCAAACCAAGGGAACGGATCTAGCCAGACGTGGAAATACTGATTTCCCCGTTTGTGTCCTATAGAAATGCGTTGGCTTTTCTGTGTACCTGCATATTTTACTTGCCTCGTAGAATCCTGGTTAAGATCTATGCATTGAATTAAGTACCATTGTATTGTTATTAACTTACTGGAAATGTTGATACAGGTATGTAGGATACTATTGTAATATATTTGTGAAAAGCTGATATGAGCCATGTAATTTGATGCAGCAACTGAAAATGCATATCTGTTGACAAGCCAACTACAACATTACTGCCTGGCGTGCAGGGCAAAGTGGAAGAGAAATATATAGGGCACGTTCACACATTATTGATGCTGTTTCCTCGCAGTATAATCACATGTTTTAAGAATTAAAATTAATCTAATAACACCGATTTCAATATACCTTGTTGTGTCTTTAAGCGCGTTGTCTATTTGTCCAGAGCCAAATGCTGAGGAAGAGTCACGCTTCCAGGAGCATCACAGAACCCCTAAACTGAAATCACAATTGTACCCCAAGCCTTATCTTATCTTAATTCTTACTTTAAAGTCAATATCAGGACTTCTATTCAGTACACAAGGTGGACAATACAAAATAAGATTCTCTGAAAGAGTGAAGCCGGTAGGCTAGTATATAAAACGTATAATAAACACTAAGATGTGTTTAAATCGTTTTCATTagaatatttttaatatgtagacaTGTGATTGTATAGTGCTGTCAGCAGTACATGTGCCACACACGAGGAATCAAATGATATTCCCTTtgtttgacatttttttaataaatacaattcagtTTTTGCTTTGTGCACATTCCTCAATTCTCTTCTTTTCGTGAACAATGTTAAGTGCGCATGTTTTCATTTATCTGTGGAAATCCTTCTTGGAATAAGAAAGGTGCTGGCTGAGGTAAATGGGTAACACATGTTGCGGGCAATCGTTATTTACTCCTGGAGAATATATAGTTTCGGGGTTGCACACGACTTTGATAGGAGTACAGCGGGGAGCgtgttatatttatatttaaatacattatattcaAATATCATGAGTTTTGAAATGGGTCTATCTCTCTTTTCACCCCTCATGGTACACCCTACTTTACCTTATGTTCAGATGTTCTGTGAAAATAATATAACTTTGTACATTGTGGAATCTCTGCTCTATTAAAGTACCGAACTCTGAGTCTACAACTTGTGGATCATTTATCATTTGCGTGCTTCATGCAAAGCCTGCTGTTTCATTCTGTTTTATCAAAGCGGGCGGCTTTAATTCAAATTAGGTTGCTTTGAAGGCGGTCCACATTTAAAGAACTCTTAATTTAtgccccaaaaaaaaaaacattctgaatgttgctttttcaaaatgaaaagttAATGAATCACCTcccatttaattaaaatgcaaagaAGACATAATTCTGAACCAATTCCCTTTCGTTGCACTGTCCCGAGCAAAACCCATTAGCACGCCAGCCTTGTACATAATGGGGGGTTCTGCTCTTAAGGAAGCTGTTCTTAAAGTGTCTGGTGGAAACTCTGCCACAAATGTAAAAGAAGGTAAGAACCCAATTTGACACCATTGGGCTTTACCAATAGTTATAAAGATGTCATCCTATAAAATCAAATATCCCCACGTTATTCCTCCGCACATTTGGCTGTACCCCAGTGTTCTGgatctttatttttttagttttagatcTGATGCATGCTGTCTTTATTTGAATCTGCTACAAAAACTAAATAGAGTTTATGAAGAAACATGCAAAACTGTGATTATAAAAACAACCCTATCTGAATCAGTGACGCCTTTATAAACGGCTTTCTTTTTCTAACTTAAGGTGCGTAAAGTCCTGCTTTCCTTTTATTCTGGTTGCCATGCGCAGGCAGCACTGCAGCAACGTGCTCTAGACATGGGATTCATTATAACAAAATAGGTGGGATGTACAAAAAGCGCCatcaagaaaaaaacatgtggcaAAGATGCCACCTAGTGTTTTGAACGAAAATAACTTTGAGGTAGATTAAGAGATGAGAAAGATGTCCTGAGCCatccaaataaataaactatatatacatatatacacacacacacacacaactgacaTTTTAGATTAGGAATGGAACTAATTAAAGTAATGTATATTTGAAATACACGAACGTGCACTCAACTCCTAATGAAACATTAAAAGTTCCAGGTACAGGTattgttttacattgttttaagAGGTAGATAAAAACAAACCATATTCGTTATGTAGGAGGTAGCTGAAGTAAAGTGCTCTTCTTTCGGGTCTATTGCTTAAATGAAGTATCTGACAGACTCGCTTAAATGTACCACAATACTGACTGCGTCTGTAATGAACTGAATTAAACTCCTTAGCAATGTTAGTCATGTTCTCTTGATCAGTGCTACAGCATCGCCTTGTTCAAACATTCTTGGTTCTTGATCTTAGGAAGTTCTTTAGTCTTCGCAATGCTGAGAAGCTTCTCTCAGCTGCAGTACTGGATATTGACAAAGCGAGGAACATCTGATAATGGGACAGACTTAAACACATCAATTAAAGTGGTGACTTTTGCGAGTGTATTGATGTTCAATGGTGAAACATTTATTAGCTGCACAATCAAACCCGTGtcagaggtgaagggaacctgtatcagcGCTGTGCTAGACTAGACTCTTGGTGAAAAATCACATTGTATTACATTATGGACAATGGGAGTAGAAGCTGCTCTGGCtcatatacatgttttttttgtgtttttttttttgtgttaccgGATCAAGTGAATTTGTACAAAGCGAAGTGCAAACCGATTTTTTTTCTGAGGTGAAACTGACCTGTAAGAGAGACGTTCTGTTTCTACTTCCACTAAATCTATTTTTAGAACCTAGCCTCGGGTGTGGTGCAATTAAATGTTGCGCGAACAACCCAGTTATTTCGAGTGTTTTTAGAGGTTTCAGTCTGTTATTCTGAGCAGGACAAGGCTCAATCATCTCGGATTTTTGCTGctgttttctttgttcttttctttctttctgttcttTAGAATTCCCGCCCTGTACCTGCGGTGCGACCAGGCTTCTATAATTGACGCTCGTTTCTTCCTGCCCCAGAAGGGGTCGTTGGTGCTGGCAGTACTGCAGTGcaatttgtgttgttttattattattattattattctacttTACACCCTAGCCATTCAGTGagtgattttctgttttattttgatacTCTCGCACCCTAGTCATTCAGTGagtgattttctgttttattttgatacTCTCGCACCCTAGTCATTCAGTGagtgattttctgttttattttgatacTCTCGCACCCTAGTCATTCAGTGGGTgtttgggttattattattttttgtcattttttttccattgtcaAATTCCtactaaactttttttaaaataaatattttataaataaacctTGTTTTAACTGTACCtagttttgtttgtctctccTTGGTGTTGCCTCTAGTCCAAATCCCATCTATTACTAATGAGCCTGTGTTTTTATTGTGAAGTACTGTGTTTCCCTTAGCTGCATTTATGAACTGAATTGAAATTAATTCTAGTCCTGGCGCTTAAAACCAGGTGGCGTAGTCGACGACTATTTTTATTTAAGGGGACCCTGAGTGTCATAGACACGCAGTGTGACACCAGCATGTTATTATTTATCTTCAAAGAATGTTCAAAAAGAAACCACAAAGCAACGAGAATGTAACAtcagttacttttaaaaagattTACAGTATGCTCTGGTCTTTGCATTTGCCATGTATTATTATGCAACAGTAGAGAATGTAGAAATGTAATATTTCTAGAAATgtatattactttattttttagctACATGAACTCATTCCAATAAATTATTGGTATGCATTCAGTACCTTTTATAACTATATGTGGGGCGAGTTAACGATTGCTCCCCTGGAAAAGGCTTTGGGAATTTACCCCCGGAGTACCTAAAGGCAAACCACACACCTGCAGCGCATTGTCATGCTTTAATCTAATACTCGACATTTTTCTTAGATGTCATATCTAACTTTCCTGTCGCGAGTCCATAGTTTCACGGTACAAAGTGATGTATCTATTTCTAGATGTTGAACTTTCAACATGTGTTTTTCTCTTAATTGAATGCTTTgaaaacaccgtgtaacaaattcttttttttttttttttgttcctgggtagtaagtgttatttcctaattgcttatgcctcaaaagtatagaaaatggctattattccccacaaactttgcttttgtgaccaggacagtgatattttgaaatttacctattttccagaacattccagatagattcagtgctcagtaaacttggagtaacttctagaactttctagaactttccagtaatataaatagtagtataaatacaggggccttaagcccactagttcagtttagttccagctgcctaagttgatacatatctgcatttttctgagatggcatcaaggtcataggagacttcaaaatggtggcattcctgatgggtctccaaggcggttttaccaagtttccctgctatctttgcctttgggacagcagggacaccagggacaccaaggtgcactaccacaggcgggactggccacagcggaccgagttctctgtggggaggaacaacgtcaagtggtagccactggtggacccccggaaggtgctgatgccaccactggacaccaaattgggccttatgaaacaatttgtcagagctctagataaggagtcggcagccttcaagtaccttcaagacttcttccctaagctgtctgaggcaaaggtcaaagccggtgtcttcgtcggaccacagataaagaagatcctggagtgcagtgaattccccaaaaagctcagtagtaaggagaaag
This window harbors:
- the LOC117428260 gene encoding G-protein coupled receptor 183-like, producing MTVPLAVAFDSPGDFAIFILNILIATTIVIVAGSVVIAILCTKSLRTENRFIFMLNTSISDVISGFAWYYSGLFDVQEYYPRRNSTLGILNSCVGVNVFTVLFAQIDRYLAIGHPYIYSRYITRSVIIGICIYCWVYVYLVVLINNVVTLEAATQQNAYGALAFQIIITFTMLGLNLKLYLIAKYQLSRDPPGPETDNKKASLRLIIVVAFCFLALWTPVFVNTILRNMMSPYAYISINSGTDPFVVLSEVNPISTPALYIMGSSALKEAVLRRVCRVFRKCKRR